TAAAATGATTATCCGCAATAGTTCCTATTATAAATTCTTGATTTGAAATCGGGCGTGTAAGTGAGGGCAGCTACCAGAAGCCTGTCAAACTGCTTCTCACCGAAATAACGCCTGTTGAACTTGTAACAGAACTGATTTAGATAATATTGTAAGTATTCGGGTTTCATTTTGTAATATACGCCCAATAATTGTCGCTTGGCATTACTTATTGCCGTATGGACCCAGGGCAGGACACTGGGGAGCTCCTTGGGTGGGATGACAGATGCCGTATGCGAATGGACATGTTCTTTTAATTGTGTATAGGAAGTCGAATCATCGGTGGTTAAATCCGCCGTGTTCTCGATGTGTTCTTTGACATTCTTTGTGATTGTATCGGACTTCAAATCGTTGATTACTTTCATTTTCAGGTATCTGACCTTCTTTGGTTTTTTGCCTGCTTTTGGGCTTTCAACTGTTTTGCTTTCAGCCATTACCAATACTTTGGTTTTTTTCTGACTGCCGCGGCCGCGTTTCAACGGTTTATCCCTGTCTTCAAGGGATATTTCCGTGGAAAAGAAGGCATCGTCCAGCTCGATGGCACCTTCAAGAGTGTACTCATCATCACGCTTGCCCATCACGTCACGCAGCTTATTGACCATTTCCCATATCGGCTGATAGCGCTTGTGTCCTAATTGGCGTTGCAGTTCAGCCGTAGAGAAGGAACCTTTGGTGGCTGTGAGCAGGTGCATGGCGACGAACCAGTAACGGTAAGGCAGGTTGGAGTGTTGCATGACAGTGCCTGAACGCAAGGTTTGGCGGGCATGGCAACGCTTGCATTCGTAGGCTTGTTTGTTTTGAAGCCAGTAATGTTCTTTACAATTACAATGACGACAAGTTATACCCATTTGGTCTCTTAGTTCTTTGAATTTTTTCCGACAGGACTCCTCATCGGGGTAATTTATGGCAAAATCCAGGATATTCATAGCTCGAATTATTTTATTGTTATTGATGTAAATATAATGAATATCAATGAATTGTGCAAACATTTTTTGAAACTTATTTATAACTTTTTCCCGCTAAATTCTTTAGGAAGAACTGCGGATAATCATTAAATTTAAACAGTTTCTTAGTCTTTTGGTGCAAAATTAGGGGATATGCCGGGTTCATACAAGTACGGAAAAAATAAATCGGATAGGGATAAATTTCTGTCCGGAAATAATAATACAATTTTAATCACTTGTGGATAACTTTAATTGGTTTTGGTTTGTTATAAGGCCAGGTAGTGTTACATAACTAAAAAAATTTATAACTCTTCCTTATGAAAAGATTACTGAATTTATTGCTGCCGGTGGTGGTTTGTTTTATGGTTGGTTTCACAGCCAGTTACTTTCAATCGGATGCCATTGAATCGTGGTATCCCTATCTGAATAAACCCGCTTTGACGCCTCCCAATGCTGTCTTTCCGATTGCCTGGGGCATCATCTATGTATGTATGGGGATTTCCATCGGCCTTATTTTGAATTCAAAAGATAAAAAAAAGAATTTCTTCTTATTATTGTTCGGCATACAGTTGTTTCTGAATTTCTTATGGAGCCTCTCTTTCTTTTATCTGCAAAACCCGTTACTGGGGCTTATCAATATCGTGCTGCTCGACCTGGCCGTATTGTACTACATCCTGAAAACCTATCCGACACAAAAGGCAAGCGCCTTGCTGTTTATCCCATACGCCCTGTGGTTGTTCTTTGCGACTTACCTCAACGCGTATATCCTGGTATATAATTAAGGGAGGGAACCGACTTACATTGCAAGGGTGGTTCGTACGCTATAAACTTTTAATTATGGCGAATTCGCTATAATTAAAATGCGGACGATAACTCCCGGATATAAACCCCTTGAACAAGATACGAAAGGCCCTGACGGAAATAGAAATGTTTTAGCATATCTTTTTTGTTATTTCAAAGCGTAACCCAAGCGCATCGATGATCCGGTAAAACGTTCCTGAGCCAGGTTCTATATCCCCATTCTCAATTTTTGAGATATAGGATTTGTTCACTCCTATACGGCTTGCCAGTTCCGCCTGGGTCACTTTTTCACTTTTACGTGCGTTGTATATTATTTGCCCCATGTAATAGGCGTATGCTTCGCGACGAAAAGCCTCGCGTTCCTGCGTGCCGACTTTCCCGAATTTGGCATCAAGTACCGCATCGTAATCAACAATTTGGTGGTTATTGGTATGTTTCTTTGTCTGCATAATATTCATTTTTAATTTTAATTGCTTTTTCGATTTCACTTTTTGGCGTTTTACGGGTTAATCCAATGAATAGTTCACGAAATAGGGGTTTGATTTTATCTGTTTTTAGCGATGCACGGAGTGGGTTTTCGCTATTCAACTCTTTTAATAACATCCCTGGCTACTTCTATCTTGTACTTTTTGCCCTTCATTTTTTCATCCCGGATATTTGCCAGCAGCGTTTTCACGGCAGACGCGCGAACGGCGGCAAAAGAGATAAAATCTTTCACTTCAACCAGCCCCAGGTCGGATTTGTCGAGTTTCCCTTTTTGTAAAAAGAAACCGACAATATCGCTTTTATTCAACTTGTTCTTCCTGCCGCCGCTGACATAAATTGTCCGGTATCCGGGGGGATCGGGCAATGGTTTTCCTGGTGTAACCGGCAAGACATCCATATTACCGGAAATATATTCCGGCATTTTATCCTCTCTGAACTGTATGATATAAGCGGTTCCCGAAGCATGCATCCGGGCCGTACGCCCGTTACGATGGATAAATTCACTTTCTGTGGCCGGAAGATGATAGTGTATTACATGATTCATCTCGGGGATATCCAGGCCCCTGGCAGCCAGATCGGTTGTCACCAG
This window of the Proteiniphilum saccharofermentans genome carries:
- a CDS encoding helix-turn-helix domain-containing protein, whose protein sequence is MNIMQTKKHTNNHQIVDYDAVLDAKFGKVGTQEREAFRREAYAYYMGQIIYNARKSEKVTQAELASRIGVNKSYISKIENGDIEPGSGTFYRIIDALGLRFEITKKIC
- a CDS encoding IS1595-like element ISPba1 family transposase, which codes for MNILDFAINYPDEESCRKKFKELRDQMGITCRHCNCKEHYWLQNKQAYECKRCHARQTLRSGTVMQHSNLPYRYWFVAMHLLTATKGSFSTAELQRQLGHKRYQPIWEMVNKLRDVMGKRDDEYTLEGAIELDDAFFSTEISLEDRDKPLKRGRGSQKKTKVLVMAESKTVESPKAGKKPKKVRYLKMKVINDLKSDTITKNVKEHIENTADLTTDDSTSYTQLKEHVHSHTASVIPPKELPSVLPWVHTAISNAKRQLLGVYYKMKPEYLQYYLNQFCYKFNRRYFGEKQFDRLLVAALTYTPDFKSRIYNRNYCG
- a CDS encoding TspO/MBR family protein, which gives rise to MKRLLNLLLPVVVCFMVGFTASYFQSDAIESWYPYLNKPALTPPNAVFPIAWGIIYVCMGISIGLILNSKDKKKNFFLLLFGIQLFLNFLWSLSFFYLQNPLLGLINIVLLDLAVLYYILKTYPTQKASALLFIPYALWLFFATYLNAYILVYN